The Brevinema andersonii genomic sequence GTCTTTTGGTCGGTAAATTTCACCATTCGTCCATTCTCTTTGCCATCAAATACAAGCTCATACAGAAAAATCACATCACTAATATTACGATCTCTTAGTGCAGGATCAGGATTTTGAGCATCTTTCTGATTATTTACAGATCCATCGAGATATGCATAACCATAGCCATAAAACTTGCCGTTATGTTCGAAAATTTCTACAACAGTATCTAAATTATGCCCGCTTTCTTTATCGGAGGGCATCACCCACGATCCTAAAATATCTTCTGCTTTAACTTGCGACCAACTGTCAATTGTTGATGTCAAGATGGTCAAAAAACTGAAAACCAATATTTTTTTCATTCTTTTCTCCTTATATTTAAGTTTTAATTAAATTTCCATTTTATACCTGTATCTATTTGTATAGCAAAATGTTGC encodes the following:
- a CDS encoding DUF2147 domain-containing protein; translated protein: MKKILVFSFLTILTSTIDSWSQVKAEDILGSWVMPSDKESGHNLDTVVEIFEHNGKFYGYGYAYLDGSVNNQKDAQNPDPALRDRNISDVIFLYELVFDGKENGRMVKFTDQKTENISITALSYQMTKRN